The following proteins come from a genomic window of Phycisphaeraceae bacterium:
- a CDS encoding glycosyltransferase family 2 protein — MTEEPRDDDRRRICAIVPSFNARETLPEVLHGIDGAVETIIVVDDGSSDATPTFLREWSAEGGAASARDQVRASRRVALLRPANGGKAAALRDGFEHAIGMGFELALTIDADGQHDPIDARRMVARAIDALVNGGPGAPPRLLCGARDPATPGYPRRNLTGRRLNDLAIRAQTGVPVDDSPCGLRVYPLIVVSRVRCLSGRFAWEEEFITRAIWMGAEYESQSIRCIYHHGAARRSHYRFRRDWPEGFAINLWLLALASLPPAPTRAAMVRLGGQVAEAWSLRRGRDQLLGDSPARLHGGAAMALGALGAIGIAGEVSAGSVGSGLGPGSTVAALIAAWLVIRWHGSLWLAGVGAAVGIGAGALAGAIAQALSDRTLQGELAAGRSWVFAGAALAAALLLLGVTWTAALRRKSR; from the coding sequence GTGACGGAAGAGCCCCGCGACGACGACCGCCGTCGCATCTGCGCCATCGTGCCGTCGTTCAATGCGCGCGAAACGCTCCCCGAGGTTCTGCACGGGATTGACGGCGCCGTGGAGACGATCATCGTGGTCGACGATGGCTCGTCCGACGCAACGCCGACCTTTCTCCGTGAGTGGAGCGCGGAAGGCGGGGCGGCATCCGCGCGAGATCAGGTGCGTGCTTCCCGTCGTGTGGCGCTTCTGAGGCCGGCCAATGGTGGGAAGGCCGCGGCGCTCCGCGACGGCTTCGAGCATGCGATCGGCATGGGCTTCGAACTCGCGCTCACGATTGATGCCGATGGACAGCACGATCCGATCGATGCGCGGAGGATGGTCGCTCGTGCAATTGACGCTCTGGTGAACGGCGGGCCAGGCGCACCCCCTCGACTTCTCTGCGGTGCGCGGGATCCGGCGACACCCGGATACCCCCGTCGCAACCTGACGGGGCGTCGCTTGAATGATCTCGCGATTCGAGCGCAGACGGGCGTGCCGGTCGATGACTCGCCCTGCGGACTCAGGGTCTATCCACTCATTGTCGTCTCAAGGGTCCGCTGCCTCAGCGGGCGCTTCGCGTGGGAGGAGGAGTTCATCACGCGCGCGATCTGGATGGGCGCGGAGTATGAGTCGCAGTCGATTCGCTGCATCTATCACCACGGCGCGGCGCGGCGCAGTCACTACCGCTTCCGCCGCGACTGGCCCGAGGGGTTCGCGATCAATCTCTGGCTCCTCGCTCTGGCGAGCCTGCCGCCAGCGCCGACACGAGCGGCGATGGTGCGTCTCGGCGGGCAGGTTGCTGAAGCATGGTCGCTGCGCCGGGGGCGCGACCAACTTCTGGGTGATTCACCAGCGCGCCTTCACGGCGGCGCGGCGATGGCGCTCGGCGCTCTCGGTGCGATCGGCATCGCGGGGGAGGTGAGCGCGGGCTCGGTTGGATCTGGATTGGGTCCTGGCAGCACTGTGGCCGCGCTGATCGCGGCGTGGCTCGTGATTCGATGGCATGGCTCGCTCTGGCTCGCCGGTGTCGGCGCCGCCGTGGGCATTGGCGCTGGAGCGCTTGCGGGTGCGATCGCTCAAGCGTTGAGCGATCGCACGCTTCAAGGCGAGTTGGCCGCGGGGCGCTCCTGGGTCTTCGCCGGCGCCGCGCTGGCCGCGGCACTGCTTCTTCTCGGGGTCACTTGGACTGCAGCTTTGCGCCGAAAATCTCGATGA
- a CDS encoding acyl carrier protein has translation MVERSSVLAAVERVLRHDLRFGQAAISEQTVLVGGELPLDSLDLLMVVTGTEKALGIKLPGRRIDASVLKTVGSFVDFVCSESGAAAEPR, from the coding sequence ATGGTTGAACGCAGTTCCGTGCTCGCCGCCGTCGAACGGGTGCTCCGTCATGATCTCCGGTTTGGTCAGGCAGCCATCTCCGAGCAGACGGTCCTTGTCGGCGGAGAACTCCCGCTCGACTCGCTGGATCTCCTGATGGTGGTGACCGGGACGGAGAAGGCGCTCGGCATCAAGCTTCCGGGTCGCCGCATCGATGCCTCGGTGCTGAAGACGGTCGGATCGTTCGTCGACTTCGTCTGCTCGGAGAGCGGTGCGGCCGCGGAGCCTCGGTGA
- a CDS encoding lysophospholipid acyltransferase family protein → MSDAASARDGAKATARHDGRAAMATTTGAAPRRSMVATSLENALFALLLIPMARWTPGLSRLVRPLLARFTWMLMAGRRRSLRRTGRILFGPRASPEALDRFGRRVLENIQSFIADVASIDRCTVAEVGARVVHFENLDRFMSVVSERRGAILVSAHLGSFESAVAAMRRVCDTPVHVLFARDHITAFDRVRSRARRHLGIVEHPVGDGVQSWLELHDALKRGELVTILADRTMPGQRGTATRFFGQSAELPLGPLRLAAASGAPLLPTFALPTLDGQWTLRFEPLIEVEPDGRTLDGEHPAQRRMVEAMERAIQEAPEHWLVVAGPWSTPA, encoded by the coding sequence GTGAGCGATGCGGCCTCTGCCCGCGACGGCGCCAAGGCCACCGCGCGTCACGATGGCCGCGCGGCGATGGCCACGACGACAGGAGCCGCGCCTCGTCGATCCATGGTGGCCACATCGCTTGAGAATGCGCTCTTCGCGCTCCTTCTGATTCCGATGGCGCGCTGGACGCCTGGACTCTCACGGCTTGTGCGGCCGCTGCTCGCGCGCTTCACCTGGATGCTGATGGCAGGACGCCGTCGCTCGCTTCGGCGCACGGGACGGATCCTCTTTGGCCCGCGCGCGTCGCCAGAGGCGCTCGATCGCTTCGGCCGCCGAGTGCTTGAGAACATCCAGTCCTTCATTGCCGATGTCGCCTCGATTGACCGATGCACGGTCGCCGAGGTCGGCGCGAGGGTGGTGCACTTCGAGAACCTCGATCGGTTCATGTCCGTTGTTTCAGAGCGTCGTGGCGCCATCCTGGTCAGCGCCCATCTCGGCTCATTCGAGTCCGCAGTCGCCGCGATGCGTCGAGTCTGTGACACGCCGGTTCATGTGCTCTTTGCCCGGGATCACATCACCGCGTTCGATCGTGTCCGAAGCCGCGCCCGGCGACACTTGGGCATCGTCGAGCATCCTGTTGGAGATGGCGTGCAATCGTGGCTTGAGCTTCACGACGCACTCAAGCGGGGCGAGCTGGTGACGATCCTCGCGGATCGCACCATGCCGGGCCAGCGCGGCACCGCCACCCGATTCTTCGGGCAGAGTGCAGAGTTGCCTTTGGGTCCGCTTCGACTTGCCGCAGCGAGCGGGGCGCCGCTGCTTCCCACCTTTGCCCTTCCAACTCTCGATGGCCAATGGACGCTGCGGTTCGAGCCGCTCATCGAAGTCGAACCGGATGGCCGAACGCTCGATGGCGAACATCCCGCGCAGCGGCGCATGGTCGAAGCCATGGAGCGAGCCATTCAAGAGGCACCGGAGCACTGGCTTGTCGTCGCGGGACCGTGGTCGACGCCTGCATGA
- a CDS encoding 1-acyl-sn-glycerol-3-phosphate acyltransferase, translating into MRHSPHGGGARDAPPPEATRTSSRASGPRGDERIGSPPRSTIPRPCLGSTSLLRRLEACAWRATARSIEFTLGVLRGVAFPVQLVSPCALGARPVIFVANHRSLLDTPFIRWSMPRQVRSRLVTVGGFDYFEPRGRGWTRVASSLFLRFVVDAYRVWMIDRRLDGTAHLGQLAERLDEGWSLLLYPEGSRSRSGRMGPMQPGAALLAQRCGVAVVPIFIGGSDEILPPGRFWPASGRLRIRAGAPMRPEPLEHPEAFMRRVRAAIAAISNGEEAVP; encoded by the coding sequence ATGCGACACTCGCCACACGGCGGAGGGGCACGCGACGCTCCTCCCCCTGAAGCCACTCGGACCTCGAGTCGTGCGAGCGGCCCCCGCGGTGACGAGCGCATCGGCAGCCCACCACGCTCGACCATTCCACGCCCGTGCCTCGGTTCGACATCGCTGCTGCGTCGACTCGAGGCCTGTGCGTGGCGCGCGACGGCGCGCAGCATCGAGTTCACGCTTGGCGTTCTTCGGGGCGTCGCGTTTCCGGTGCAGCTCGTCTCGCCGTGCGCCCTCGGCGCTCGCCCCGTCATCTTCGTGGCCAATCATCGAAGCCTGCTCGATACACCGTTCATTCGCTGGTCGATGCCTCGTCAGGTTCGCTCGAGGCTCGTGACGGTCGGCGGTTTCGACTACTTCGAGCCGCGCGGGCGCGGATGGACGCGCGTCGCATCGTCACTCTTCCTGCGATTCGTGGTCGACGCCTACCGAGTCTGGATGATCGACCGGCGGCTGGATGGCACGGCCCATCTCGGCCAACTTGCCGAGCGACTTGACGAAGGGTGGTCGCTCCTTCTGTACCCCGAGGGCAGTCGATCGCGGAGCGGACGAATGGGTCCAATGCAGCCGGGCGCGGCGCTCCTGGCGCAGCGCTGCGGTGTTGCCGTCGTCCCGATCTTCATCGGCGGCTCCGACGAGATTCTCCCGCCCGGTCGCTTCTGGCCGGCATCGGGGCGCCTTCGCATTCGTGCCGGAGCGCCGATGCGCCCCGAACCGCTCGAACATCCGGAGGCCTTCATGCGCCGCGTGCGCGCGGCGATCGCTGCGATCTCGAACGGTGAGGAGGCTGTGCCGTGA
- a CDS encoding polysaccharide deacetylase family protein, producing the protein MRGVVTMRFMFAWARHLHARSPMRRRLWIGIPALLVVTIGFFEPVTAFCVVVLSSVIVFGSALRRSSDFYVKLLRRSPRNLECVALTFDDGPDPVRTPQILEVLDRAQAKATFFMIGRRAEQAPELVRRVVDAGHEIGSHTYSHPRTIPFWRAESQRREVVNGIAALEAKSKVPIRWFRPPMGLATPALARALEGVPVEPVNWSVHSRDLGDPHEDRIASRVLAGVRGGDIVLMHDGSDRLGEGPAALPAALERILNGLRERRLRAVTLSELVDGPGAH; encoded by the coding sequence GTGAGAGGCGTCGTTACCATGCGCTTCATGTTCGCGTGGGCCAGGCACCTTCATGCTCGATCACCCATGCGGCGCCGACTCTGGATCGGCATTCCCGCCCTGCTGGTCGTGACCATCGGCTTCTTCGAGCCAGTGACTGCGTTCTGTGTCGTTGTGCTGTCAAGTGTCATCGTCTTCGGAAGTGCCCTGCGTCGCTCCAGTGACTTCTATGTGAAGCTTCTCAGGCGCTCGCCCCGGAACCTCGAGTGCGTGGCGCTCACCTTCGATGACGGACCTGATCCCGTTCGCACACCGCAGATTCTCGAGGTCCTCGATCGCGCGCAGGCGAAGGCGACCTTCTTCATGATCGGCCGAAGAGCGGAGCAGGCGCCCGAGCTCGTTCGCCGCGTCGTCGACGCGGGTCACGAGATCGGAAGCCACACCTACTCCCACCCGCGCACGATTCCATTCTGGCGGGCTGAGTCGCAGCGTCGCGAGGTGGTCAATGGCATCGCGGCGCTCGAGGCGAAGAGCAAGGTTCCGATTCGCTGGTTCCGTCCACCGATGGGGCTTGCCACCCCGGCGCTCGCGAGGGCACTCGAGGGGGTTCCCGTCGAACCCGTGAACTGGTCCGTGCACTCGCGCGATCTGGGCGATCCACACGAGGATCGCATCGCATCGCGCGTGCTCGCGGGCGTTCGTGGAGGCGACATCGTGCTCATGCACGATGGCTCCGATCGACTGGGCGAGGGCCCTGCGGCGCTTCCGGCGGCGCTCGAGCGCATTCTCAACGGCCTTCGGGAGCGTCGGCTTCGTGCGGTCACGCTTTCTGAGCTCGTCGACGGTCCGGGGGCGCACTGA
- a CDS encoding lytic polysaccharide monooxygenase: MIELKRDAHLVRTQWRRRPVHARSVGMPAPLAHRTPPIGAKGALAAASIALALAGTIAHGHGSMSKPISRVYSGFLENPQSPQSAAVQAAIALGGTQPFYDWNEVVNFHPGSPQQQMAIPYHLTIPNGELASGGNPKFKGLDLVRDDWPTTPMSAGPNELIFYATTPHDPSIFRAWITSADWNPLQPLNWNQMEELTLGPVMKLANEYRFNTIIPARTGKHCLYVIWQRLDPVGEGFYSISDVDFGSAPVKECPADLNNDGSINGADLAIVLGAWNTPSGDLNGDGVTDGADIAVVLGSWGACGADCDGNGIPDAVEIANGAPDCNMNGIPDWCETLADCDGDGIIDLCAILAGVVEDCNMNLIPDSCEIVEGGDANGDGYLDDCQLFGLTWTWSVSNNWGSGFVGHLTIHNGSESMIHGWTLKFDTPGYTIQSLWDGVLMSQSNGVVTVANETWNGHVHMGESVTIGFVGLGSPASPTSVILNQSPVLPGP; the protein is encoded by the coding sequence ATGATCGAACTGAAGCGAGACGCACACCTCGTCCGGACGCAGTGGCGGCGTCGGCCGGTCCACGCGCGCTCCGTCGGAATGCCTGCACCTTTGGCGCACCGAACTCCACCAATCGGCGCCAAGGGCGCCTTGGCGGCGGCGTCCATCGCGCTGGCGCTTGCGGGCACCATTGCCCACGGTCACGGGTCGATGTCGAAGCCGATCAGCCGCGTCTACTCGGGATTCCTCGAGAATCCGCAGAGCCCGCAGTCGGCGGCGGTACAGGCGGCGATCGCCCTGGGCGGAACGCAGCCCTTCTACGACTGGAATGAGGTGGTGAACTTCCATCCTGGCTCACCGCAGCAGCAGATGGCGATTCCCTATCACCTCACCATTCCCAATGGCGAACTCGCGAGCGGCGGCAACCCCAAGTTCAAGGGACTTGATCTGGTGCGCGACGACTGGCCGACCACACCGATGAGTGCAGGTCCGAATGAACTCATCTTCTACGCGACGACTCCGCACGACCCGAGCATCTTTCGCGCGTGGATCACGAGCGCCGACTGGAATCCGCTCCAGCCGCTCAACTGGAACCAGATGGAGGAACTCACCCTCGGCCCGGTGATGAAGCTGGCCAACGAGTACCGCTTCAACACCATCATTCCGGCGCGAACCGGAAAGCACTGCCTGTATGTGATCTGGCAGCGGCTCGACCCGGTGGGCGAGGGGTTCTACAGCATTTCGGATGTCGACTTCGGATCGGCACCGGTCAAGGAGTGTCCCGCCGACCTGAACAACGATGGATCGATCAATGGCGCGGATCTCGCCATCGTGCTCGGGGCGTGGAACACGCCCAGCGGCGATCTCAACGGCGACGGTGTGACCGATGGCGCCGACATCGCGGTGGTGCTGGGCTCATGGGGCGCATGCGGCGCCGATTGTGACGGCAACGGCATTCCCGACGCCGTCGAGATCGCCAACGGCGCACCGGACTGCAACATGAACGGCATCCCTGACTGGTGCGAGACGCTCGCCGACTGCGACGGCGATGGCATCATCGACCTCTGCGCGATCCTCGCGGGCGTCGTTGAAGACTGCAACATGAACCTCATTCCGGACTCATGCGAGATCGTCGAGGGTGGCGACGCAAACGGAGACGGATACCTCGATGACTGCCAGCTCTTCGGTCTCACCTGGACCTGGAGCGTCTCGAACAACTGGGGCAGCGGCTTCGTGGGCCATCTCACCATTCACAACGGTTCCGAGTCGATGATCCACGGCTGGACGCTCAAGTTCGACACGCCCGGATACACCATCCAGTCACTGTGGGATGGCGTGCTCATGAGTCAGTCGAACGGCGTGGTCACCGTGGCGAACGAAACCTGGAACGGTCATGTGCACATGGGTGAGTCGGTCACGATCGGCTTTGTCGGTCTCGGCTCTCCGGCTTCGCCGACCAGCGTGATTCTCAATCAGAGCCCCGTCTTGCCCGGGCCGTGA
- a CDS encoding Gfo/Idh/MocA family oxidoreductase: MSSKPLSRRALLRSGAQFGAGAVALPGLAALLGVGRRAANGAQGHDGADRAPLATEVTRPTARPESLRVLSIGVVGTIGEADRRTIAAHPRAEIVGLCDVDSRALAKAAADHPGAFTCADYRDAFEKHGEKFDAVIVATPDHSHCSIMTMALARGKHVYGQKPLVQQLEELELLRRAAAARPDLITQTGAQRIESPERRAAVEILRSGALGKVIEAHVMFGGSALAGGYYFADGTLGDPTPPPAGFDYDLWLNGAEHEPCRPQMVERQWRSWWNYGGGQIADWSVHLTDVLFYAFPELISPVRVCSRTPSRDVTHFHADKVLSTLTYEVSSPRFASSTCNLYFYDSGLKPDRAHLGLGEGDWPDGILTIVVCEGGTLVLAPSGPLEVWRERRRINGMEWPGLPAFDSFNHWHAWVDKALGVDTPHLWMPFDIGLRCTEPGLLAVKAAKYPGQVLEWDRANLRFAKHAEANQTLVRRAYRAGFEPVPPRSV; this comes from the coding sequence GGACGGCGTGCCGCGAACGGGGCTCAGGGTCATGACGGCGCCGACCGCGCGCCCCTGGCGACCGAAGTCACTCGGCCCACGGCTCGCCCCGAGTCGCTCCGTGTGCTCTCGATTGGCGTCGTGGGAACAATCGGCGAAGCCGATCGTCGAACCATCGCCGCGCATCCGCGCGCCGAGATCGTTGGTCTGTGCGATGTCGACTCTCGCGCTCTGGCGAAGGCTGCCGCAGATCATCCCGGCGCCTTCACCTGTGCGGACTACCGCGACGCCTTCGAGAAGCACGGCGAGAAGTTCGACGCGGTCATCGTCGCCACGCCCGACCACTCCCATTGCTCGATCATGACGATGGCGCTCGCGCGCGGAAAGCATGTCTACGGGCAGAAGCCGCTGGTGCAGCAGCTTGAGGAGCTGGAGCTCCTTCGCCGCGCGGCTGCGGCCCGGCCCGACCTCATCACGCAGACCGGCGCGCAGCGCATCGAGTCGCCCGAGCGCCGTGCCGCTGTCGAGATCCTGCGAAGCGGCGCACTCGGCAAAGTGATCGAGGCACATGTCATGTTCGGCGGCAGCGCCCTCGCGGGTGGCTACTACTTCGCTGACGGGACACTTGGCGATCCGACCCCCCCTCCCGCGGGCTTCGACTACGACCTTTGGCTCAACGGCGCCGAGCACGAGCCATGTCGCCCACAGATGGTCGAGCGCCAGTGGCGAAGTTGGTGGAACTACGGCGGCGGCCAGATCGCGGACTGGTCGGTCCATCTCACCGATGTCCTCTTCTACGCCTTCCCGGAGCTGATCTCGCCGGTGCGCGTCTGCTCGCGCACGCCGTCGCGCGATGTGACGCACTTCCACGCCGACAAGGTCCTGTCAACCTTGACCTATGAGGTCTCAAGCCCGCGCTTCGCGAGTTCAACCTGCAACCTCTACTTCTATGACTCGGGCCTCAAGCCCGACCGCGCGCACCTCGGGCTTGGCGAGGGTGACTGGCCCGATGGGATCCTGACCATCGTGGTCTGCGAAGGCGGAACGCTCGTACTTGCGCCCTCCGGCCCACTCGAAGTCTGGCGGGAACGGCGCCGCATCAACGGCATGGAGTGGCCGGGCCTGCCCGCGTTCGACTCCTTCAACCACTGGCACGCGTGGGTGGACAAGGCTCTTGGCGTCGACACTCCGCACCTGTGGATGCCCTTCGACATCGGTCTGCGATGCACGGAGCCGGGACTGCTCGCGGTGAAGGCGGCGAAGTACCCGGGACAGGTCCTCGAATGGGACCGCGCGAACCTTCGCTTCGCGAAGCACGCGGAGGCGAACCAGACGCTCGTGAGGCGCGCGTATCGCGCTGGATTCGAGCCGGTACCTCCGCGCTCCGTGTAA